A window of Nicotiana tabacum cultivar K326 chromosome 24, ASM71507v2, whole genome shotgun sequence contains these coding sequences:
- the LOC107824747 gene encoding G2/mitotic-specific cyclin S13-7-like isoform X1, with the protein MASRIVLQQQNRGEAVPGALKQKKNVAAEGRNRKALGDIGNVATGRGVEGKKPLPQVSHPLTRSFCAQLLAAAENEKKPVAVIVKGANVAKVPAVRKPAQKKATVKPKPEEIIEISPDTQEKLKEKMQRKKADKDSLKQKATLTSTLTARSKAACGLSKKPKEQIVDIDAADVNNELAVVEYVEDIYSFYKLAENETRVHDYMDSQPEINDRMRAVLIDWLVEVHQKFELNPETLYLTINIVDRYLAVKSTSRRDLQLVGVSAMLIASKYEEIWAPEVNDFVCISDKSYTHDQVLTMEKEILGQLEWYLTVPTPYVFLARFIKASPPDSETENMVYFLAELGLMNYPTIIYCPSMIAASAVYAARHTLNRTPFWNETLKLHTGFSESQLIECARLLVSYQSAAATHKLKVIYKKYSSPERGVVALLTPAKSLLAASSLRVSSEQADLGKSTEAAATSSSPMVVVGCQRCHMYVMVTEADPRCPQCKNTTTRKMT; encoded by the exons ATGGCTTCAAGAATCGTCCTTCAACAGCAGAATAGAG GTGAGGCAGTCCCTGGGGCATTAAAGCAGAAAAAGAATGTGGCAGCAGAAGGAAGAAATAGGAAAGCGCTTGGTGATATTGGGAATGTGGCTACAGGTCGTGGGGTCGAAGGAAAAAAGCCACTTCCTCAGGTATCTCACCCCTTAACAAGGAGCTTTTGTGCACAATTGTTGGCAGCAGCTGAAAATGAGAAG AAACCTGTTGCTGTTATTGTAAAAGGAGCAAATGTTGCTAAAGTACCTGCAGTAAGGAAACCAGCTCAGAAGAAAGCCACAGTTAAACCAAAACCTGAGGAGATTATTGAAATTAGTCCGGACACTCAAGAAAAACTGAAGGAGAAGATGCAAAGGAAGAAGGCTGATAAAGACTCATTAAAACAGAAAGCAACTCTTACTTCAACTCTCACTGCTCGAAGCAAG GCTGCATGTGGTCTGAGTAAAAAACCAAAGGAGCAGATAGTGGATATTGATGCTGCAGATGTGAACAATGAGTTGGCAGTTGTGGAATATGTTGAAGACATTTACAGCTTCTACAAACTTGCTGAG AATGAGACAAGAGTCCATGACTACATGGATTCACAGCCTGAAATAAATGATAGGATGAGAGCAGTTCTGATTGATTGGTTGGTTGAAGTCCACCAAAAATTTGAACTTAATCCAGAGACTCTTTACCTCACAATCAACATTGTCGATCGCTACCTTGCTGTGAAGAGTACATCAAGAAGGGACTTGCAGCTAGTGGGTGTCAGTGCCATGCTCATAGCCTCCAAATATGAAGAAATTTGGGCTCCTGAG GTCAATGACTTTGTGTGCATCTCAGACAAAAGTTACACTCATGATCAGGTGTTAACTATGGAGAAAGAAATTCTTGGGCAATTGGAATGGTACTTAACAGTTCCAACACCTTATGTGTTCCTAGCACGTTTCATTAAAGCTTCTCCACCTGATTCAGAA ACTGAGAACATGGTATATTTTCTGGCTGAGCTGGGGTTGATGAATTATCCAACCATTATCTACTGCCCTTCAATGATTGCTGCCTCAGCGGTCTATGCTGCTCGACACACCCTCAATAGGACACCATTTTGGAATGAGACACTTAAGCTGCACACTGGTTTCTCAGAATCTCAGCTAAT AGAGTGTGCAAGGTTGTTAGTGAGCTATCAATCTGCGGCTGCAACTCACAAGCTAAAGGTGATATACAAGAAGTACTCCAGTCCGGAAAGAGGTGTTGTTGCATTGCTAACTCCAGCCAAATCCCTGTTGGCTGCATCATCATTACGTGTGTCGTCGGAGCAAGCTGATTTAGGCAAAAGCACAGAAGCAGCAGCAACATCATCATCCCCTATGGTGGTGGTGGGTTGTCAAAGGTGCCACATGTATGTCATGGTAACTGAAGCTGATCCAAGATGCCCCCAATGCAAGAACACTACTACTAGGAAGATGACTTAA
- the LOC107824747 gene encoding G2/mitotic-specific cyclin S13-7-like isoform X2 produces MASRIVLQQQNRGEAVPGALKQKKNVAAEGRNRKALGDIGNVATGRGVEGKKPLPQKPVAVIVKGANVAKVPAVRKPAQKKATVKPKPEEIIEISPDTQEKLKEKMQRKKADKDSLKQKATLTSTLTARSKAACGLSKKPKEQIVDIDAADVNNELAVVEYVEDIYSFYKLAENETRVHDYMDSQPEINDRMRAVLIDWLVEVHQKFELNPETLYLTINIVDRYLAVKSTSRRDLQLVGVSAMLIASKYEEIWAPEVNDFVCISDKSYTHDQVLTMEKEILGQLEWYLTVPTPYVFLARFIKASPPDSETENMVYFLAELGLMNYPTIIYCPSMIAASAVYAARHTLNRTPFWNETLKLHTGFSESQLIECARLLVSYQSAAATHKLKVIYKKYSSPERGVVALLTPAKSLLAASSLRVSSEQADLGKSTEAAATSSSPMVVVGCQRCHMYVMVTEADPRCPQCKNTTTRKMT; encoded by the exons ATGGCTTCAAGAATCGTCCTTCAACAGCAGAATAGAG GTGAGGCAGTCCCTGGGGCATTAAAGCAGAAAAAGAATGTGGCAGCAGAAGGAAGAAATAGGAAAGCGCTTGGTGATATTGGGAATGTGGCTACAGGTCGTGGGGTCGAAGGAAAAAAGCCACTTCCTCAG AAACCTGTTGCTGTTATTGTAAAAGGAGCAAATGTTGCTAAAGTACCTGCAGTAAGGAAACCAGCTCAGAAGAAAGCCACAGTTAAACCAAAACCTGAGGAGATTATTGAAATTAGTCCGGACACTCAAGAAAAACTGAAGGAGAAGATGCAAAGGAAGAAGGCTGATAAAGACTCATTAAAACAGAAAGCAACTCTTACTTCAACTCTCACTGCTCGAAGCAAG GCTGCATGTGGTCTGAGTAAAAAACCAAAGGAGCAGATAGTGGATATTGATGCTGCAGATGTGAACAATGAGTTGGCAGTTGTGGAATATGTTGAAGACATTTACAGCTTCTACAAACTTGCTGAG AATGAGACAAGAGTCCATGACTACATGGATTCACAGCCTGAAATAAATGATAGGATGAGAGCAGTTCTGATTGATTGGTTGGTTGAAGTCCACCAAAAATTTGAACTTAATCCAGAGACTCTTTACCTCACAATCAACATTGTCGATCGCTACCTTGCTGTGAAGAGTACATCAAGAAGGGACTTGCAGCTAGTGGGTGTCAGTGCCATGCTCATAGCCTCCAAATATGAAGAAATTTGGGCTCCTGAG GTCAATGACTTTGTGTGCATCTCAGACAAAAGTTACACTCATGATCAGGTGTTAACTATGGAGAAAGAAATTCTTGGGCAATTGGAATGGTACTTAACAGTTCCAACACCTTATGTGTTCCTAGCACGTTTCATTAAAGCTTCTCCACCTGATTCAGAA ACTGAGAACATGGTATATTTTCTGGCTGAGCTGGGGTTGATGAATTATCCAACCATTATCTACTGCCCTTCAATGATTGCTGCCTCAGCGGTCTATGCTGCTCGACACACCCTCAATAGGACACCATTTTGGAATGAGACACTTAAGCTGCACACTGGTTTCTCAGAATCTCAGCTAAT AGAGTGTGCAAGGTTGTTAGTGAGCTATCAATCTGCGGCTGCAACTCACAAGCTAAAGGTGATATACAAGAAGTACTCCAGTCCGGAAAGAGGTGTTGTTGCATTGCTAACTCCAGCCAAATCCCTGTTGGCTGCATCATCATTACGTGTGTCGTCGGAGCAAGCTGATTTAGGCAAAAGCACAGAAGCAGCAGCAACATCATCATCCCCTATGGTGGTGGTGGGTTGTCAAAGGTGCCACATGTATGTCATGGTAACTGAAGCTGATCCAAGATGCCCCCAATGCAAGAACACTACTACTAGGAAGATGACTTAA